The nucleotide sequence CCCGTTCGCCACTCGCCACCAGACCGAAGTCCGTGCTGCCGTTCGACTTGCATGTGTAAAGCATGCCGCCAGCGTTCAATCTGAGCCAGGATCAAACTCTATAGTTCGATCTTGAATTTAAAGTCTTTCGACTGCTCATTCACTTGACGGAAATCAGAAGATAAATCTTCTTCATTACTGTTTTTGTGAACGTTTGATAACTCCGAAGAGTTTGTTCCGTAGAACTGGCTGCTTGCCACCAAACGCCCACGCTTATCGGCTGTATTTTTTTAAGGATCCGAATTCAAAAACCGGTAAAACCGATTCAGATTTCTTGCTTTGCTGCGATCAGCGAAGCCTTTTATTGTAGCACCGTTTTCAGCGATAGAGAGAAAGTTTTTTCTTCTCTATCGCTTAACAAGAAGTTCATCTCGTTCAGCGCAGCCTTGCATTGTACACAGAATTTTGCGCTTCTCGCAACTCACGCCAAGACGAGGCCAAAAAGAAGCCCGGCAGGCCAAGCCTGCCGGGCTTCTTTTCAAGCATCAGGCAGCGGCTTGCTCCAGAGCATCTATAAAGAGCGCCGCTACATCGCAGCCGGTTTGATCAAAGATTTCCTGGAAGCAGGTTGGGCTGGTGACGTTGATCTCTGTGACGTTATGACCAATGACGTCCAGACCGATCAGCAGCAGACCACGCTGCACCAGACGTTCGCCGATAAATTCCGCGATTGCCCGGTCCTGCTCGACCAGGGGCTGAGCCACACCCTTGCCGCCAGCCGCCAGATTGCCACGCACTTCATTGCCTTGCGGGATGCGAGCCAGACAGAAGGGCACGGGCTTGCCGCCAATGATGAGGACTCGCTTGTCGCCGTGGACGATGTCGGGCAGAAACTTTTGCACCATGACACTGGTGGCGCCGCCCTGATTCAGGGTTTCGATGATGCTGCCGAGGTTGCGCCCATCTTCCCCCACCCGGAAGATGCCCATGCCGCCCATGCCATCCAGAGGCTTGAGGATGATGTCTTTGTGCTCAGCGTGAAAAGCCCGGATGTCTTGCGCCTTGCGCGTGACCAGGGTTGGCGAGATGAACTGTGCAAACTCCATGATGGCCAGCTTTTCCGGGTGTTCGCGCAGGGCACTGGGCTTGTTGAAGACCTTGGCGCCTTCACGCTCGGCCTGGCTGAGCATATGCGTGGCGTAGAAGAACTCGGAGTCAAACGGCGGGTCCTTGCGCATGACGATGGCGTCGAAGTCGGCCAGCTCCACGACCTTGCTGTCTGTTTCGGAGAACCACAGGTTTTTGTCGCCGGTCAGAGAGATATAGCGCACCTGCGCCTTGACCTTGCCGCCGCTTTGCCAGGAAATGTCCTTGGGCTGGCAGGCCACGATCTGGTGGCCACGGCGCTGGGCCTCGCGCATCATGGCAAAGGTGGAGTCTTTGTAGATGACAAAAGATTCCAGAGGGTCTGCAACGAACAGTATTTGCATGGTGATGAACTCGTTTGCTCTATATATGAAGGGCATCATGCCCAGCATGGCATAACACTACAGAAGAATGGGATGGCTCAGGCCTTGCGAGCCCTGAAGCTCTGAATAAACAAGGCCAGACTGCCGGCAACCACGCCCCAGAAGGCAGAGCCCACGCCAGCGATGACTACGCCACTGAGCGTGACCAGAAAGGTAATGAGCGCCGCTTCACGGTGCTTTTCTTCCTTGAAGGCGGTTGCCATGCCGCCGCCGATGGAGCCCAGCAAGGCCAGGCCCGCGATGCAAGCCACCAGCTCTTTAGGGAAAGCGGTCAGCAGCCCTGTGACAACAGCGCCAAAGATGCCTATCAAAATATATAGCAGCCCGCACACGGCAGCAGCTGTGTAGCGCTTGTTTCTGTCTTCGTGTGCCTCATCACCCATGCAGATGGCTGCCGTGATGGCGCTGAGGTTGAGCGCATAGCCTCCAAATGGAGCCAGCAGCAAAGTGGCCACGCCCGTCATGCTGATGACTTTGGAGACAGGGATGGGGTAGCCCGTGGCCCGGATGACGGCTACGCCTGGCAGGTTCTGAGATGCCATGGTCACCACAAACAAGGGCAAGGCCAGGCTGACCAGCGCCTGCAGGGAGAACACGGGGGCGGTGTAAACAGGAATCGCCAGCCCAGCGTGTACGGCCGACCACTGCATCTGCCCCATCAAAGCCGCCCAGACAGTGCCCACCAGCAACGTGATGATGACGGCATAGCGCGCCGCGAAGCGACGAGACAGCAGGTAGGCCAGCAGCATGACCAACACCAGCGACAAATTGGTTTCTGCCGCCGAAAACGCCTGCATGCCGAACTTGGCCAGCACCCCTGCCAGCAGGGCAGACGCAATTTCCATGGGGATGCGGTTCATGATGCGCTCGAACCAGCCGGTAACGCCCACCAGGATGATGAGCGCCGCACTGACGATAAAGGCGCCAATGGCTTCACCCATGGAAAAACCTCCGGCCAGCCCCGCCGTTGCCAGAACTGCAGCGCCCGGGGTGGACCAGGCCACCATGACGGGCATGCGCAAGATCAGGGAGGGCACCAGTGAGCACAGGCCCATGCCCAGGCCCAGCGCCCAGATCCACGAGGTGATTTGCTGCGGCGTGGCATGAAACGCCTGTGCCGCCTGAAACACCAGAGCCACCGAACTGGTGAAGCCCACCAGCACCGCCACAAAACCTGCGGCCATGGCGGCAGGACTCAAGTCTTTGAAAAAGCGCATCTGCGCATTCTGGCATCAGGCCCACGCAAAGGCAGGCCATTTAGGTGACCGCGAATGGCGAGGCCCATCATCACTCCCAAAACAATAGCTTCCAGCGCTTTACTGATAAGCGATTGAGCACTATTTGACTAAAAGTCTTCAGAGTTCGATCTTGGAGCCCAGCTCTACGACGGAGTTGCTGGGCAGGTGCAGAAAGTCTGAAACCCGGCTGGCATTTTTGTGCATCTGGGCAAACAGCTTCTCGCGCCAATGGGCCATGGAGTTGTTCATGCGCGGGATGATGAGGTCACGCGACAGGAAGTAGCTGGTGGACATGGCATCCAGACTGCAGCCCTGTGTGCGCAGCTGCGCCAGCGCCGCTGGCACGTCCGGCTCATTCTTGAAGCCGTAATTGATGACAACCTCCCAGCAATCGCCGCCCAGTGCCTCGGCCTGCACACGCTTGTCCATGCTGACCCATGGCACTTCGTGGTTGTGCACCGTCACAAACAGGTTACGCTGGTGCAGCACCTTGTTGTGCTTGAGGTTGTGCAGCAGCGCATGTGGCACCGTTCCCAGCTCACCAGAGAGAAACACCGCCGTGCCAGGCACGCGCGTGGGCGGGTGGCGCCAGGTGGATTCCAGAAACTGGCGCAGGTCCAGCGCGTCCGCCTGCAGCTTGCGATGCAGCAGCTCCCGGCCCTTGCGCCAGGTCATCATCAGCGTGAACACGCTACCGCCAATCAACAGCGGGAACCAGCCACCGTCAAACAGCTTCAGAAGATTGGAAGAGAAGAAAGCCAGATCCACGAGCAGGAAAAAGCCCGTAGCCAGCAGACACAGCGCCAGCGGGTACTTCCAGCGGTAGCGAATGACGAAATAGGTCAGCATGGTGGTGATGAGCATGTCCAGCGTCACCGCAATGCCATAGGCCGCCGCCAGATTGCCGCTGCTTCTGAACAGCAGCACCGCCAGCGCAATCGCCACAAACAGGCCCCAGTTGACCAGCGGCATGTAAATCTGCCCCATTTCCTTCACGCTGGTGTGGCGCACTTCAAAGCGCGGCAGATAGCCCAGCTGGATGACCTGGCGCGTGACGCTGAAGGCACCGGTAATCAGTGCCTGCGAGGCAATCACCGTCGCCATGGTGGCCATGATGACCAGCGGCAGCAGAGCCCAGCTGGGAGCCATCATGAAAAACGGGTTTTTGACCGCATCCGGGTTGGCCAGCAGCAACGCGCCCTGACCAAAGTAATTCAGCGTCAGCGCGGGCATGGCAATGCTGAACCAGGCCAGGCGAATTGGCTTTTTGCCGAAGTGCCCCAGGTCGGCATACAGCGCCTCAGCCCCGGTCACGCACAGCACCACCGCGCCCAGAATGATGAAACTGGTGCCAGGGTTGTTCCAGATGAAGCCGATGGCGTAATGCGGACTGAGACCTGCCAGAATTTCGGGGTGCCCGATGATCTGGCGCACACCCAGCAAGGCGATACAGGCAAACCAGGCCACCGTGATGGGGCCGAAGAACTTGCCGATGCCTGCCGTGCCGCGCTTTTGCACAAAGAACAGCAGAAACAGAATCACCAGCGTCAGCGGAATCACGGCCTTGGTGAAGTGGGGCGAGATGACTTCCAGCCCCTCCACCGCCGAGAGCACTGAAATGGCCGGGGTGATCACCCCATCGCCGTAGAACAGCGAGGTGCCGAACATGCCCACCAGAAACAGGGTGCTGGAGAGGCGGGGCTTGTCCTTCACGGTTTGCGAGGCCAGAGCCAACATGGCCACCAGCCCGCCTTCACCATTGTTGTCAGCACGCAGCACCAGCACCACGTACTTGAGGGAGACGATGACTGTCAGCGTCCAGAACAGCACGGACAGCACGCCGTACACATTGGCCGGGGTAAAAGGCACATGTCCCGAGCCAAAGACCTCCTTGACCGAGTACAAAACACTGGTGCCTATGTCTCCATAGACAACACCAATAGCGCCCAGCGTAAGGGCGAACAGGGAGGATTTCGAGTTTTGCACGGTTCAGGAAGCGACTCGTAAGGCAGTCACCAGATCATCAAAGTTGCGGGATTGTGCGCTGACTCATGGATGTCTGCGGTCAGTCGTAAATTTCTGCATCTGGATTAGTGGCTTCCAGCTCATAGCTGGCTGCCAACATGGCCAGACGTGCAATCACACCGTACATATAGAAGCGGTTGGGCGCGCTGGCACCGGGGCGGGCGCTGGCCTGGGGCAGATGGTTGCTCTGCTGGAAGGCCAGAGGCACATAGCCGGCGCCGGGGGCGTTGAGGTTTTCGTCCTCGCCGCGCTCGGGGTGCATGCGGTAGAAGCCGCCCACCACATAGCGGTCCATCATGTAGACCACGGGTTCGGCCACGGCGTTGTGCATACGCTCATAGGTCAGCACGCCTTCCTGCACGATGACGTCGTGCACGGTCTGGCCGTCCTTGATGACGCCCATCTTGTTGCGGCTCTTGCGCGGCAGCGCGGCCAGCTCCTTGGCGTCGCGCACGGTCATCACGCCCATGCCGTAGGTACCGTTATCGGCCTTGACCACGGCAAACGGCTTTTCCTTGATGCCGTATTCCTTGTACTTGCGGCGCACCTTGGAGAGAACAACATCCACCTGGTCGGCCAGTGCATCCATGCCTGTGCCTTCAGCGAAGTCGATGTTCTCGACACGACCGAAGATGGGGTTGATCAGCCAGGGGTCGATACCCAGCAGCTTGCCAAAGCGCTTGGAGACTTCTTCATAGCTCTGGAAATGGCGGCTCTTGCGGCGCACATTCCAGCCTGCGTGCAGCGGGGGCAGCAGGTATTGCTCGTACAGCTCTTCAATAATGCCGGGCACGCCTGTGGAGAGGTCGTTGTTGAGCAAGATGGTGCAGGGGTCGAAATCCTTGAGTCCCAGGCGGCGCTTGGTGCGAATGACCGGCTCCAGCTTGATCTCGTCGCCCAGCGGCAGCGTGATGGACAGCGTCTTCTTGATCTCAGGGCTGATGGAGCCGATGCGCACATTGAGGCCCGCCATGCTGAAGATGCGCTTGAGCTGCAGCACGCTGGCCAGATAGTGGGTGTTGCGCGTGTGGTTCTCGGGAATGATGAGCAGGTTGCGCGCTTCAGGACATATCTTTTCGATAGCAGCCATCGCAGCCTGCACGGCCAGCGGCAGCATTTCGTCGGTGAGATTGTTCCAGCCACCTGGAAACAGGTTGGTATCCACCGGTGCCAGCTTGAAGCCCGCATTACGAATATCCACCGAGCAATAAAACGGTGGCGTGTGCTCCATCCATTCCAGACGGAACCAGCGCTCGATCGCTGGCATGGAGTCCAGCACGCGCTGCTCGAGTTCGTTAATGGGGCCGGTCAAAGCCGTGACAAGATGTGGAACCATAAATACCCTCAGGAGACGGTGGTGGGGGGCAATTGTAGAGACTGGCGCAAGAAATAGGTGTTTCCCCTAGTCTTTGTCTTATCGGCGCCAGAACGCCGGGGAGAGCAAAGCCATGAAACTCAATATTTCCAGTCGACCTAACAGCATGGCCAGAGTACACACCCACATTTGGAAGTCAGTCAACACCGTGTAGTTAGATGCGGGACCGATGGCGCCCAGCCCGGGCCCCATGCAGTGCACACTCGCCAGTACGGCGGAAAAAGCGGTAACGGGGTCCAGATCGGTCAACAGCAGCACCATGCTCAGCACGATGACGGTGGCTCCGTAAACCAGCATATAGGCCAGCACCGAAAAAATCATCGGGTTATCAACCACTGCATCGCCCAGCCGCACGGGCTGCACGGCACGCGGATGCACCAGGCGCGTCATCTCGCGCCGGGCCTGCTTGACCAGAATCAGCATGCGCACCATCTTGATGCCACCACCCGTGGAGCCCGCGCTGGTAGCCACACCCGACAGCAAAAGCAATAGCACAGGTATGAAAACCGGCCAGGCCAGATAGTCGGTGGTGGAAAAGCCCGTGGTCGTGGCCACAGAAACCGTGTGGAACATGCCCAGACGCAGCGCATCCAGCGGCCCGTACACGCCCTTGACCCAGAGCAAGAGCGCCACCAGCAGGCCAGAGCCCACCAGCACGCCAATCGTGGCGCGCATTTCGGGGTCGCGCATAAAGCTGTCCAGCCGCCCCTTGCGCATGGCCACGAAGTACAGCGCAAAGTTGCAGCTCGCCAGCAGCATGAAGATCAGCGCAACCACTTCCAGCACCGGCGAATTGAAATAGGCAAAGCTGGCATCGTGCGAAGACAGGCCACCCAGACTCACGGTGGCAAACATGTGCATCAGCGCATCGAGCGGCTGCATGCCGAAGACCCAGAAGGCCAGAAAGCAGCCAATGGAGAACAGGGCATACACGCCCCACAACCCCTTGGCCGTCTCAGTAATACGGGGAGTTAGCTTGGTATCCTTTACCGGGCCTGCGGCTTCCGCTCTGAAAAGCTGAGCACCACCAATCCCCAGCAGCGGCAAGATGGCAACGGCCAGAATCAAAATACCCATGCCGCCCATCCACTGCAAAAACGTGCGCCACACGTTGATGGAGACGGGCAGATTGTCCAGCCCGCTCAGCACCGTGGCGCCTGCCGTGGTCAGACCGGAGACAGCTTCGAAATATGCATGGGTGAAGCTGATCTGAATGCCCACGCGGCGCAAGCCCAGAATCAGCGGCACCATGGCGCACAGCGGCAGCACCACCCAGACCAGTGTCACCAGAATCACGCCATGGCGCGGCTGCAGGTCCTGCTTGTAACGGTACAGACTGCCCCATAGCAGCAGGCCCACGCAAACCGTCAGCCCAATTGCCCAGGGGTAGATGCGCCAGATACCGTCCTGCGTGAACCACGAAACGCCAAAGGGCAGCAGCATGGCCCCTGCGAACATGACCATCAGCATGCCCAGCACACGCAAGACAGGTAGCAAATCTTTCATGGCTGCCGCTTAGAAGAAGGTGGCACTGACGCGGAACAGGTTTTCCACGTTTCGCACCAGCCGTTTGTTAGGCAGGAAGAAAACCACGTGGTCGCCAGATTCGATCATGGTGTTGCTGCGCGGAATGATGACCTCGGTCTGCAGCGGCGTGCCCGCCACTTCCTCGCAGGTCTTGCCCTCGGGAATGCCACGCACGATGAGGCCGATGTGCACATCTTCGGGCAGACGCAGGTCTTCCACCTTGCGCCCCACCACGCGAGAGCTTTTGCGGTCACCACGCGCCACGATTTCCAGCGCCTCGGCCACACCCCGGCGCAGACTGTGCACGGCCTGCACATCGCCCCGGCGCACATAGGCCAGAAACTCGCCCAGCATGGCCTGCGCAGGCGACAGCGCAATATCAATCTGCGTGCCGTGCATCAGATCGGCATAGGCGCGGCGGTTGATGAGCGAGAGCACGCGACGCGCGCCCATGCGCTTGGCCAGCAGACTGGACATGATGTTGTCTTCATCATCATCCGTCAGCGCCAGGAACAGATCGACCTCTTCAATCCCCTCTTCGGCCAGCACATCTTCGTCCGTGGCATCCCCCTCCAGCACCAGCACTTCGGCAGGTAGCACGGATGACAGACTCAGGCATTGCTGCTCGTTGTGCTCAATGATCTTGATGTGAAAACGCCCCGGCGTCTGCGCCAGCTTCTTGGCCAGACGCAGGCTGACCTGACCGCCACCAGCAATCATGATGCGATAGACCGGGCGCGAAGGTCGGCCCTGGGGCAGATTGATGACCTTGAGCGCCTCGGGAACATTGTCCGTCGCGGCCAGCATGAAGACTTCATCGCCGGGCTCGATGCGCGTGCTGCCATCGCAGCGCACAAAACGGTCAGGCTCATCCATGAAGCGGCGATAGATGGCCACGATGCGCATGGCCAGATCGGGCATGCGCTCACGCACCTCGGCAATCTGCAGGCCCACCGCCGGCGCACCGGCGCGAGCGCGCACCGAAGCCAGCGCTGCACGGCCGCCCGCAAAAGCGCGCACCTGCATGGCTTCCGGATATTCGATGAGCTTGCGGATGTAGTTGGTCACCGATTCCTCGGGGCAGATGATGCGATCGACCGCAAAACCATCCTTGCCCAGCACGGGATCGTCCGCCGCAAAGCTGGACGAGCGCACGCGCGCAATGCGCGTGGGAATGTCGAACATGGCCTGGGCAATCTTGCAGCAGACGAGATTGGTCTCATCCATGGACGCACAGGCAATCAGCAAATCCGTATCCTTGGCGCCCGCTTCTGCCAGCACCTGGGGATCAATGCCGTTGCCGACCACGCCGCGCAGATCAAAGCGCGACTCCAGTTCGCGCAGCGCCTTGGCGTCGGTATCGATGACGGTGATGCCGTTTTGCTCGGACACCAGGCTCTCGGCCACAATCTGACCGACTCGCCCGGCACCCAAAATAATGATTTTCATGGTGTTGTAGTGTTGGACCCAAGCAGCGGCGCAAATTTACCAGTCTTCAGCCCCTGCGCAGCCATATGGCCTACGCAGGGCTGACGACTTCAGGAGCGCACTTCGCCGTCGCCCAGAACCACGTATTTGAGCGAGGTCAGCCCCTCGATGCCCACAGGACCACGGGCATGAAACTTGTCGGTGCTGATGCCGATCTCGGCGCCCAGACCATATTCAAAGCCATCGGCAAAACGCGTGCTGGCGTTGACCATGACGCTGGCCGAATCCACCTCGCGCAGGAACTTCTGCGCATGCTGGTGGTTGGTGGTCAAAATGGCCTCGGTGTGGTGGCTGGAGTATTTGTTGATGTGGGCAATAGCCTCATCCACGCCATCGACCAGCTTGATGCTGATGATGGGCGCCAGGTACTCCTCGCTCCAGTCCTGCTCTGTGGCTTCGGCCAGTTGCGCATCCTTGACGGATTTCAGAATGGCCAGCGCCTCAGGGTCACAGCGCATTTCCACGCCCTTGGCCGCATACACCGCACCGATCTTTGGCAGGAATTGCGCCGCCACGGCACGCGCCACCAGCATGCTTTCGCTGGCGTTGCAGGGGCTGTACTTGTTGGTCTTGGCGTTGTCTGCCACCTTCACGGCCATGGCAATGTCGCAGGGGTCATCCACATAGGTGTGGCAGTTGCCGTCCAGATGCTTGATGACAGGCACCTTGGCATCACGGCTGATGCGCTCGATCAGGCCCTTGCCGCCACGGGGAATGATGACGTCCACATAGTCGGGCATGGTGATCAGCTGGCCCACGGCTTCGCGGTCCGTTGTCTCGACCAGCTTGACGCCGTCTTCGGGCAGGCCTGCTTCCGTCAGCGCCTGCGCCACCAGCTTGGCCAGCGCCTTGTTGGAATCAATGGCTTCCGAGCCGCCGCGCAAGATGCAGGCATTGCCGCTCTTGATCGACAGGCTGGCCGCTTCAATGGTCACATTGGGGCGGCTTTCGTAAATCATGCCGAACACGCCCAGTGGCACGCGCATCTGGCCCACGCGAATACCGGTGGGCTGCTGCTTGAGGCCAATGATCTCGCCAATCACGTCGGGCATGGCCGCCAGCTGCTCGCACCCCAGCGCGCAGGTCTCCAGCACCTTGGGCGTCAGGCGCAGGCGGTCCACCATGGGCGCTGCCAGACCATTGGCCACGGCACGCTCCAGATCCCTGGCATTGTCGATCTGCAGCGGCTCGATATGCTCGCGCAGCAGACGGGCAAGCGCCTTGAGTGCTTTGTTTTTGGTAGCTGCAGACGCACTGGCCATATGGGCAGAGGCAACTTTTGCCTGCACACCCAGGTTGTGCATGTATTCGACGGTATTGAGCGCGTTCATGCCGTGATTTTCGCCGAGAAGCGCGCTTTGCGCAGACAAACCCGTACAAGCGCATATTTCGCGCTGCCAGCAACCTACACTTCCCGCTAAAACACAAGGAAACGCATGACTTCGACAACATCCCCCGAGCTGCTGGAAGCCACACGCCAGTTGCAGCAACTCAAGAGCGGCATGGCACAGCTGGCGCAATCGCAGATCAGCGCCTCGGCCCTGGGCCAGCAGGCCCGTGCTGCCCAGGCCCTGCTGCAAACACTGCCCCCACGCTATGGTGAAGTGCTGCTGAACCTGCTGGACCGGCTCGAATCCAGCGCCCTGTTTACCGAAGAAAGCTGCTCATTCAGCCAGAAAGACCTGCTGGACAATCTGCAGACCTGGGCCACCAAGGCCGAAGATCAACTTAACAAAGGCTGAATTTCACTGCAAAATCATGGACTTGCAGGCCACTGATTTGCAAACAAACGATGCAAGTATGAATTTTCATGTCTGCTGGTAAAAAGCCGCAAAAGAGCTGGCGCAAGCCACAGGCCATCGCTACCTTGAGCACCTCATTACTCACCTGGAGGTTCACATGGGACTGCTCAACGAAATCGTAGGCGCGGTGGTTGCGGAAGAAGCGCTGGACAAGGCCGACCCCAATGCCGGCTTCCTCAAAAAAGGCATGGCGGCGATTGCCGGTTTTGAGGGTGAAAAAGTGATTGAGGAAAAAATTGACGAGCACCTGCAGCAAAACCAGCAAACCGATGGTTCGCAGCAGTAAGTGATGCGCTTCATCGCCCCACAAAAAAAGGATGCCGCTGGCATCCTTTTTTCATGCAACCAGGGGATTTCTAGCGCTTTTGCCCATTCGTCCAGACCGCCCCTTGCAGGGCAGCGCCCTCCAGTGCCACATTGACCAGCCTGGCACCGCTGAGGTTCGCGCCAGTCAGATTGGCATTCTCAAGGCTGACGTTCTCCAGCACCGCACCTTGTAGATTGGCGCCCGCCAGATTGGCATTGGACAGATCCACATTCACAAAACGATGACCAGAGAGATCTGCCCTGGCGAAGTTCTGACCAGACAGATCGGCGTTGACATGCTCGCGGCCGCTGCCAGCCTTGGATGCGCCAGCGCCCCCTGATACAGCGGATGCACCCGATGCCCCGGTTACCGCACCGGCTGTGCCCGCCTTCGCAGAACCAGCTTTGACCGAGGCCGCAGAGCCATTGCCCGCCTTGACGTGGGCACCCGGCGCACTGACTACGGCACCTGCACTGCCTGCGCGAATTTCCACGCCAGGCGCAGTCACGGTCTGGGCCCATACCGAGCTTGCTGCCATCAGCCCCAAAGCGGGCGCCACTGCCGCCATCCAAGATTTGCGCATCACTTGCCTCCTCTGAAAAACAAAGGCAAGGCTAGCGGCTCAGCACCGCCTGACTTGTGACAAATACAAGTCAAATTGCAAGCATGCGTGCGCGCACCAATGACAAAAATAGTGACGAAACTCAGGCCCGGCCCGCTTGCGCCAGTTGCATGGCCAGCTGGCGCAGGGCCTGCCAGCTATCGCGTGGCCAGCCCTGACTGGGCAGGCCTTTGACAATGCCGTCCACCGCGTGGGCCGACTGCAGCAGCTCGGCAGCGCGTGCATCACTGACGCGGGGCAGCAGCCGCTCCATCAGCCGCTCTTTCGGCCCCCAGATGCGGTTTTC is from Comamonas fluminis and encodes:
- the gshB gene encoding glutathione synthase, which translates into the protein MQILFVADPLESFVIYKDSTFAMMREAQRRGHQIVACQPKDISWQSGGKVKAQVRYISLTGDKNLWFSETDSKVVELADFDAIVMRKDPPFDSEFFYATHMLSQAEREGAKVFNKPSALREHPEKLAIMEFAQFISPTLVTRKAQDIRAFHAEHKDIILKPLDGMGGMGIFRVGEDGRNLGSIIETLNQGGATSVMVQKFLPDIVHGDKRVLIIGGKPVPFCLARIPQGNEVRGNLAAGGKGVAQPLVEQDRAIAEFIGERLVQRGLLLIGLDVIGHNVTEINVTSPTCFQEIFDQTGCDVAALFIDALEQAAA
- a CDS encoding benzoate/H(+) symporter BenE family transporter; the protein is MRFFKDLSPAAMAAGFVAVLVGFTSSVALVFQAAQAFHATPQQITSWIWALGLGMGLCSLVPSLILRMPVMVAWSTPGAAVLATAGLAGGFSMGEAIGAFIVSAALIILVGVTGWFERIMNRIPMEIASALLAGVLAKFGMQAFSAAETNLSLVLVMLLAYLLSRRFAARYAVIITLLVGTVWAALMGQMQWSAVHAGLAIPVYTAPVFSLQALVSLALPLFVVTMASQNLPGVAVIRATGYPIPVSKVISMTGVATLLLAPFGGYALNLSAITAAICMGDEAHEDRNKRYTAAAVCGLLYILIGIFGAVVTGLLTAFPKELVACIAGLALLGSIGGGMATAFKEEKHREAALITFLVTLSGVVIAGVGSAFWGVVAGSLALFIQSFRARKA
- a CDS encoding potassium transporter Kup — protein: MQNSKSSLFALTLGAIGVVYGDIGTSVLYSVKEVFGSGHVPFTPANVYGVLSVLFWTLTVIVSLKYVVLVLRADNNGEGGLVAMLALASQTVKDKPRLSSTLFLVGMFGTSLFYGDGVITPAISVLSAVEGLEVISPHFTKAVIPLTLVILFLLFFVQKRGTAGIGKFFGPITVAWFACIALLGVRQIIGHPEILAGLSPHYAIGFIWNNPGTSFIILGAVVLCVTGAEALYADLGHFGKKPIRLAWFSIAMPALTLNYFGQGALLLANPDAVKNPFFMMAPSWALLPLVIMATMATVIASQALITGAFSVTRQVIQLGYLPRFEVRHTSVKEMGQIYMPLVNWGLFVAIALAVLLFRSSGNLAAAYGIAVTLDMLITTMLTYFVIRYRWKYPLALCLLATGFFLLVDLAFFSSNLLKLFDGGWFPLLIGGSVFTLMMTWRKGRELLHRKLQADALDLRQFLESTWRHPPTRVPGTAVFLSGELGTVPHALLHNLKHNKVLHQRNLFVTVHNHEVPWVSMDKRVQAEALGGDCWEVVINYGFKNEPDVPAALAQLRTQGCSLDAMSTSYFLSRDLIIPRMNNSMAHWREKLFAQMHKNASRVSDFLHLPSNSVVELGSKIEL
- the gshA gene encoding glutamate--cysteine ligase; amino-acid sequence: MVPHLVTALTGPINELEQRVLDSMPAIERWFRLEWMEHTPPFYCSVDIRNAGFKLAPVDTNLFPGGWNNLTDEMLPLAVQAAMAAIEKICPEARNLLIIPENHTRNTHYLASVLQLKRIFSMAGLNVRIGSISPEIKKTLSITLPLGDEIKLEPVIRTKRRLGLKDFDPCTILLNNDLSTGVPGIIEELYEQYLLPPLHAGWNVRRKSRHFQSYEEVSKRFGKLLGIDPWLINPIFGRVENIDFAEGTGMDALADQVDVVLSKVRRKYKEYGIKEKPFAVVKADNGTYGMGVMTVRDAKELAALPRKSRNKMGVIKDGQTVHDVIVQEGVLTYERMHNAVAEPVVYMMDRYVVGGFYRMHPERGEDENLNAPGAGYVPLAFQQSNHLPQASARPGASAPNRFYMYGVIARLAMLAASYELEATNPDAEIYD
- a CDS encoding TrkH family potassium uptake protein; the encoded protein is MKDLLPVLRVLGMLMVMFAGAMLLPFGVSWFTQDGIWRIYPWAIGLTVCVGLLLWGSLYRYKQDLQPRHGVILVTLVWVVLPLCAMVPLILGLRRVGIQISFTHAYFEAVSGLTTAGATVLSGLDNLPVSINVWRTFLQWMGGMGILILAVAILPLLGIGGAQLFRAEAAGPVKDTKLTPRITETAKGLWGVYALFSIGCFLAFWVFGMQPLDALMHMFATVSLGGLSSHDASFAYFNSPVLEVVALIFMLLASCNFALYFVAMRKGRLDSFMRDPEMRATIGVLVGSGLLVALLLWVKGVYGPLDALRLGMFHTVSVATTTGFSTTDYLAWPVFIPVLLLLLSGVATSAGSTGGGIKMVRMLILVKQARREMTRLVHPRAVQPVRLGDAVVDNPMIFSVLAYMLVYGATVIVLSMVLLLTDLDPVTAFSAVLASVHCMGPGLGAIGPASNYTVLTDFQMWVCTLAMLLGRLEILSFMALLSPAFWRR
- the trkA gene encoding Trk system potassium transporter TrkA, with translation MKIIILGAGRVGQIVAESLVSEQNGITVIDTDAKALRELESRFDLRGVVGNGIDPQVLAEAGAKDTDLLIACASMDETNLVCCKIAQAMFDIPTRIARVRSSSFAADDPVLGKDGFAVDRIICPEESVTNYIRKLIEYPEAMQVRAFAGGRAALASVRARAGAPAVGLQIAEVRERMPDLAMRIVAIYRRFMDEPDRFVRCDGSTRIEPGDEVFMLAATDNVPEALKVINLPQGRPSRPVYRIMIAGGGQVSLRLAKKLAQTPGRFHIKIIEHNEQQCLSLSSVLPAEVLVLEGDATDEDVLAEEGIEEVDLFLALTDDDEDNIMSSLLAKRMGARRVLSLINRRAYADLMHGTQIDIALSPAQAMLGEFLAYVRRGDVQAVHSLRRGVAEALEIVARGDRKSSRVVGRKVEDLRLPEDVHIGLIVRGIPEGKTCEEVAGTPLQTEVIIPRSNTMIESGDHVVFFLPNKRLVRNVENLFRVSATFF
- a CDS encoding glutamate-5-semialdehyde dehydrogenase, with protein sequence MNALNTVEYMHNLGVQAKVASAHMASASAATKNKALKALARLLREHIEPLQIDNARDLERAVANGLAAPMVDRLRLTPKVLETCALGCEQLAAMPDVIGEIIGLKQQPTGIRVGQMRVPLGVFGMIYESRPNVTIEAASLSIKSGNACILRGGSEAIDSNKALAKLVAQALTEAGLPEDGVKLVETTDREAVGQLITMPDYVDVIIPRGGKGLIERISRDAKVPVIKHLDGNCHTYVDDPCDIAMAVKVADNAKTNKYSPCNASESMLVARAVAAQFLPKIGAVYAAKGVEMRCDPEALAILKSVKDAQLAEATEQDWSEEYLAPIISIKLVDGVDEAIAHINKYSSHHTEAILTTNHQHAQKFLREVDSASVMVNASTRFADGFEYGLGAEIGISTDKFHARGPVGIEGLTSLKYVVLGDGEVRS
- a CDS encoding pentapeptide repeat-containing protein → MRKSWMAAVAPALGLMAASSVWAQTVTAPGVEIRAGSAGAVVSAPGAHVKAGNGSAASVKAGSAKAGTAGAVTGASGASAVSGGAGASKAGSGREHVNADLSGQNFARADLSGHRFVNVDLSNANLAGANLQGAVLENVSLENANLTGANLSGARLVNVALEGAALQGAVWTNGQKR